The DNA region CGTGGGCGGGTCGTGTCACGGCTCCACTCGGTAACCAGTTGCCACTTTGGCCAGCGACGTTCGATAAGGTAATCGAGGCTATAGGGAATAAACCCCGCTCGGTAGTCGAGGCCAATTAAAGCCACGAAGATCAGTACGTAGCTGATCGCCGTACCCATGTTGGCCGCGCCTACTATGTAAGGGCCGCCAAATCCTTCGGCCGTGCTCCACACCGCCAAACTGAACAGCGCCCCCAGCACGTAAAGGGTTCGGCGCCCAAAACCGACCAGCAGCGCGAACGCCAGCAAAGTCTCGATGATGCGTGTGGCCCAAATAAACAAGCCTGCATTGGGCGTGACCACGGCAATCCACAGGTGGAACCAGCCGGCCGACCAGCCCGGCTGTCCCTGGGCTGCGTTGTGCAAGTAACCGACGTAGTGAAGTGCGAAGTCGGGCGACCAGGTGAGCGCTGCGCCCAATGCCCAAATGATGCCAAAGGCGACGCGCAGCGCCGTAGTGGCTATGGCCGGCCAGGTTGCGATGAAGCGGTCGTGAGGATCTGTATCCGACATGAAAAATCTCCGATTTGAAGCTGCGTAGTTTATCCGCGGTGACCGTGGTAAGGCATCTCCAGAGCCAAGCACCTACCGAGGCCGACTGGCGCCAGCGATACGGCATGCCCACCGCGGGTGCCAGTAAACAGCCGTGGGCCGAGTCGCGCTCGCGTGCGGAACCCCGCGCCTCCGCCGCGCGCATTGTTGACGGCATGGAGAATATCGTGATTCATGCGGCTGATGTTCCGGTTTTTGAAACCCCGGCGCGCTGATTTGGATCAATAAAAACGTCGGCTGATCCCCGGACCGGCGATGTCGTCCGTGCGCGCAGGAGCAAAGGCAGCGGTGGGCGGTGTTGGATCAGGTATCCGGACGTCGGCATGGTACGAAACCTCGGCGGCACCCGCAGCGGTTGGCATGAGCTTGATATAGATCAATGCGGTTCCCCGGCGCGACGCGGCAGACTCCCGATGCAAGGAGCGTTGAGATGGCCGATGTTGCGGTTGCCCTGGTTGTGCACGTGCTGTCCGTGGTGTGGTGGATTGGGAGCCTGGCGTTCATCACGGCGGTGTTTCTGCCTTTGCTGCACAAGGCCCAGCTTGGGGATGCACAGACGGCTTTTCACGTGGTCGAAGGCCGCTTCGAACCGCAGGCGCGCATTGCCGTGGTGTTGGTGGGCCTGTCCGGCATTTACCTGTTGTTCCGCCTGAATCTCTGGTCCATGTTCCTGCAGGCCCGATTCTGGTGGCTGGACGCCATGGCCCTGTACTGGCTGCTGTTCATGCTGCTGTTGTTCGTGCTTGGACCCACAGGCTTGCTGCGACACATCATGCGCCGTGGCGGCGATGACGTGGCGCGCTGGCGCCGCATGCAGCGCGTGCATCTGGGGTTGCTGGTGATCGCGCTGGTAATCATCGCCGGCGCGGTGTCCGGCAGTCACGGCTTCGGATGAGAGACATGCTGGATTTCGATCCCTTCAGCGCGTTGGTCGACGAGCACGAGATGCTCACCCAGCTGTTCGCGCGCCACCAGGTCGCGCTCATTGCGCGCGCGTGGGCACGCGCAGCACGCCTGCTGGATTCGCACCAGAAACGGCTGGCGCAGCATATCGAACTGGAAGAACGATACCTCTTGCCCTATTGCCCGCAGGACAAACTGCCGAATCAGTGGCCGGCACGGGTTTATTCCGTGGAACATCAGCGCATTCAGGAGCTGGCGAGCAAGCTGAATGCGCGCTTTGCCAAACTGCGCCGCCGCGGCGTCACCAGCGCAGCGCTGATTGCGCTGCTCGATGAGGAAAAGACTCTGAAACATATCCTCGAACATCATCACGCACGCGAGGAGATGGCATTGTTCGCGACCTTGCCTCAGATGCTGTCCGAGCCGCAGCGCGACGCGCTGGCGCATGCGCCCAGACAATTCCCCGGCTTGCAGGCCAACGGCGCCCGCTAGTGCACGTGCCGGCGTAATGCCTCGGTGTCCGGGATCGTGACACGATCCTCGGCAATTTCGATCAAGCCTTCGTCGTTGAGCGCACGCAGCGTGCGTGACAGGGTTTCCGGCGTGACCGCCACGTGCGCGGCGATCAGCATCTTGCGCGCCGGCAAGGTCACGCTGACGCGGCCGTGCTCGCCGCGCGGCACGAGGCCCAGCAGGTAATGCACCACGCGATACCGGCTGTTTTCGAGCGTCAAAGCCTCGATCTCGTCCCAATGCGCCTGGATACGCTGGGTCATCTGCGCCATCACCGCCCGGCAGGTGGCGAACGATTCCTGCAGGATGTCAAGAAAGGCAGCGCATTCGAACGCCACAAGTTCGCCGGCTTCGACGCCGGCGCCGTGCACCGGATAGCGCGGCGTGTCCATGAACATCACACTCTCGGCGAAAGTCTGCGGCGGGCGGATGAAACGCATGATTTTTTCGTGGCCGCCCGGTGACAGCCGGTAGAGCTTGACGCTGCCCTGGCGCAGCAAGAAGAAGCTCGCCGCTTCGTCGCCGTGGCTGAACAGCTGCTCGCCGGCCGCAAACGGACGCAGTGCGGCATGCGCAAGCACACGCGCACGCTGCACGTCGCTCAGCGCCGAGAACAGATAATGGTGGCGAAGTTCGCGCGCCAGTGTGTCATCGGATTGCATGCGATTCCCGCAGTAATTTCGTGTGCCGCCATGCCAGCCTTGATTTGCATCAAGGCGCACGTCCACCGCCAAGCGCAGCATTATCCGCGCTCCGGCGGAAACGGGGCAAGGAGGCAAGTCCATGACGCATGTAGTGACCGAACAGTGCATCAAGTGCAAGTACACCGATTGCGTGGAAGTCTGCCCGGTGGACTGCTTCCATGCCGGCCCCAACATGCTGGTCATCGATCCGGAAGAGTGCATTGACTGCACGCTGTGCGTGGCGGAATGCCCCGTCGAGGCAATCTTCGCGGACAGTGACGTACCCAATGGCCAGGAGCATTTCCTGGCGCTGAATGCCGAGTTGTCGCCGCAATGGCCGGTGCTGGATCACAAAGTGGATGCTCCGTCCGACGCCAAGCAGTGGGATGGCGTGCCGAACAAGCTTCCATTGCTTACGCGCTGAGCGCAAGATAACGCCATGGCGGCGCCGCAAATTCCCAATGCGCAAAAGATTTACCACGTGAGCTGGCAAGACCTGCCGTTGTCCTGCCCCATGCCCGCCATGAGCTTGTGGAATTCGCATCAGCGGGTGTATCTGGACATTCAGGAAGGCGGCGTGGCGCAGTGTCCCTACTGTGGTGCCGTGTACATCCTCGAGGAGCAGGCTGCGCCGAACGAAGAACTTGCGCAGCCGAATATCGAGATTGAAGGACTGCAACACCGGGCTCGTGAACATACGCGCCGGCACGCGAAGTGACCCCGCGGTATTTGAGCGGTGTATGGTTCAATCTTGCTTTGGCTGCGGATCCGGTGCCGCCTGCACCGCCATGCCGAATCGAGTCTTGTCAACATGCGCATGAAACCTCGTGTGCGCAGCTTGCAGTTAGCGAAAATCATTCCGTAAAACCTTGAACAGTCGGAGCCTGTCATGAACAGCAAAATTGCTTTGGGCATATTGCTGGCTACATCCCTGATCGCGGTCAACGCCCATGCCAAGGACTATACGGTGAAGGAATTGAACAACGGCGCGGACGGGACCTTCGTTTTTGAACCGGACTTCCTGCACCTCCAGCCGGGAGATTCCGTGCATTTCGTGGCCGCGGATGCCGGTCACGACAGCCAGTCCTACCTGGTGCCCAAGGGTGCTGCGGGCTGGAAGAGCGAGGTCAGCCAGGACATCAGCGTGAAATTCACGCATCCGGGTGTGTACCTTTACGAGTGTAACCCCCACCATTTGTTCGGCATGCTGGGCGTGATAGAGGTAGGCAAGGCGACCAACAAAGAGGCAGCCGAGAAGGTCGCCGCGGCCATGGAGGCGCAGCAACTGATGAACAAGGGCCGGCTTGAGAAGCTGATGAAAGACGTGAGATAAATTCGCGCATCCAACGGCACACCCGGGGAGCTGATATGCAAGCGATGGTCACGTCTTCGTCGTCGGGGCTGACGGCGGCGGATGAAGGGGCGCTGCGTACCGTTTTCAACGTGTACACCTTGTGCGCGGCGCTGTGGCTGGTGTTTGCCACTTTCATCGGCATCGTGCTGGCGTTCAAGTTCGTGTATCCGGAGTTCTGGGCGCACGCGGGCTGGCTTACCTTCGGGCGGCTGCGGCCGATTCACACCAATGACACGTTTTATGCCTGGGCGAGCATCGGGCTCGTGGGCCTGGCCTATTACATTGCGGCGCGCAGCTCGAGGGCGCGCCTGTACAGCGCCAAGCTCGCCTGGGTGGGACTCGCGCTGTTCAACATTGCCGCCATTGCCGGTACGGTGACGCTGGATCTGGGCATCAACGACGGCACGCTCGAATACCGCGAGTGGGTGTGGCCGATCCGCCTGGTGTTCCTGGCGGCGCTGGTGGTGACCGCGTGGAATCTCATCGCGACCGTGGCGCGACGCAATACCAAGGACATTTATCTTTCCAACTGGTACACCATCGGCGGGGTGCTGTGGACCTGCATCATTGCCATCGTGGTCATCATTCCCTGGTACCAGTACGGGCTCGGGCAGGTAGCGGTCTCCGGCTTTTTCATGCACAACGCCGTGGGCTTGTGGTTCACGCCCATGGCGCTCGGGGTTTTGTATTACGCCATTCCCAAGCTCTTCAGCCGCCCGATTTATTCCTACGCACTTGGAGTGTTCGCGTTCTGGACCAATCTGATTTTCTATCCGATCATCGGCTCGCATCATTTCCTGTTCAGCCCGCTGCCGTGGTGGTTGCAGACCATCGCCATCGTGTTCTCGGTGGCGATGCTGGTGCCGGTGTGGGCGGGCAGCGCGAATTACCTGCTCACCATGCGCGGGCGCCCGCAACGCCTGTACCGCTCGCCCGCGATGTTCGTGCTGGTGGGCGTGCTCGGCTATTTCATCGGCTCGAGTCAGGGCACGGCCGAGGCCTTCCGCTCGCTGCAGGAAGTCTGGCATCTCACCAACTTCACCGTCGGTCATTCGCACCTCACGATGTACGGGTTCATCACCTTCGTCATCTGGGGCGGGGTGTACGGGCTTCTGCCGCGCATCACCGGCAAGCAGGCCAACAACCTGCTCATGGGCATCCATTTCTGGTGGGCCACGATCGGCATGATCATCTATGTGCTGGCGCTCTCGATCGGAGGCACGATTCAGGGACTCGATTGGATACACGGCCTGCCGTTCATTGATTCGGTGGTGAACATGGGGCCGTACTGGATGTGGCGCGCCATCGGCGGCAGCATGATGTTTGCGAGCCATTTGCTGTTCCTGTGGAACGTCTGGGTCATGACCTATGGGAAGCGACAACCCAAGGCGTTCGCCGTGGCGACTACCGAGGCGGCTGCATGAAAGCGCTCATCCTGATCGCCGGCGGCTCGACGCTGGTGTACGCGATACTCGCGGTACTGATGGGCGTGCTGCCGGGCATCGAGCTGTCGAAGACTCCGCCTGGCCCGGGCGTGGAACCCCTGACCGCGCTCGAAGCCGAAGGCCGCGATGTGTATGTCGCCAACGGTTGCAGCTACTGTCACACGCAGCAGGTGCGGCCGCTGGCCGAGGACCGGGTGTTCGGCCGGCCGATCTCGGCCGGCGATTTGGCCTATCAGACGCCGGAGTTGCTCGGTTCGGAACGCAACGGTCCGGATCTTTCCAACATCGGCAACCGCCAGCCGAGCAAGGTCTGGCAGTACATGCATCTGTACGATCCGCGCTCGGTGCAGCCGCTGTCCATCATGCCGGATTTCAGTTTTCTGTTTCGCGTGGTGTCCGAGGCGCCATCCGGCGTCACCACGATCCCGGTGCCCAAGCCCTATGCTCCGGCGCAGGGCCTCGTGATTCCCACGCACAAGGCGGTCGCGCTGGTGGCCTATCTCCTGTCGCTCAAGCAGCCGCCGATTCCCGGTTATGTACCGCCGGCCGCACCGGCCGCGGGCGGTGCGCCGGCAGCCGCGCCAGCGTTTGATGCAACCGAAGGCGCGCAACTGTTCTCGCAAAACTGCGCGGTCTGCCATCAGGCGAACGGCGAGGGCATTGCCGGTGTGTTCCCGCCCCTCAAGGGTAACGCGGTGGTGCTGGCGGCCGATCCCACGCAGCAGATTCACGTGATTCTGGAAGGCCTGCAAGGCGCCAATGTGGGTGGCACCGTGTATCCGGGCCAGATGCCGTCCTTCAAATCAGTACTGAGTGACAGCCAGATCGCCAACATCATTGACCACGAACGTACTTCGTGGGGGAATAACGCACCGCTCGCCACGCCGACCGAAGTCGCGGCGCAGCGTGCCAAACTGAAACACTAGGAGCCGCGCATGGAACATCATCTGATGGGACCGCTGATCGGCAATATAATTATTCTGGCCGGGGGCGGGTTGATTACCCTGGGTTGTTACGTGTATGCCATCTGGCTCCTGATCCGCCCGGGCGAACGTGACAGTCATCACCCCAAGTACGGAGTACTCGACGATGACTGATGAACCATTACGCGAGCGCCGGCGCGCACAGGTCCAGATTTACGTGGACGACAATCCGGTGCCGATTGCCGAGCAGCCCTTGCCGACACGCGTGCGGCTCAACACCTATACACTGGTGGACGGCAATCATCGCATCACGGTCCGGGTCAGCGATGTCACCGGCAAAGTATCGGTGCGCGAGATTCCGTTCAAGGTGGACAACGGTCCGGGCCTTGCGGTGACCGGGCTGGCACCAAACAGCATCCATCACGGCATCATCGAACTCGGCGTGAATGCCTTCAGCGCCGACGAGCCCTTCGAGCCGGAGCGCGCCGAGACCCATTCCTCCATTCCCGTGTGGGTGTGGGTGATGCTGCTCATCATCGTGGGCTGGGCCGGGTGGTACGGTCAGCTCATGTGGCACCCGCCGGCGCAATTTGCCCAAAGCCCCACCTACCACGTTTACAGCGCAGCATCGGCCAGCAGCGGCCAGGCAGGCAATTGACCCCCTTGGGTCCGATGGCGGTCAGCCGTCGTCGCGCCATGTTCCCCAATCAGCCTGAAGCGCGTTTGAGCTTGCCGCAGTCAATCGGCAGGGTCACGTGTGCCGGAACGGCTCCGAGCGACGCCACCGTAGACGGTAGCCGGGTGTCGGCCGGCACGCCGTGCACGTACACCACTAGGCGATCGAGGTCCAGGCTGGCACCGTTGAATGACTTGGCAAACGCGGCCTGCAGGGCTTTCAGCGACAGCGTCTCCTTGTAGGTATAGGTGCCATGGGCCGACGCCTGCGGATATGTGTTGGCCGCGATGTCCATGGTCACTGGTTTGGCGTTGAGCGGCACCAGGGTGGTGCCTGAACCGGGCATGGTCTCGATGAGATCTATGATGCCGTCATGGTTGGTATCCACGTTTGCGAGCCCGGCCGGGCCTATCGGACAGCTCGCGGCACGACTGTCCGTGAACCCGTGCAAGTGTTGCCAGTGTTCGATGCGGGACGGCACACCCTGCAACACGATACGGATGGTGAGCTTGTCACCGCGGACCCTGAAATGTGCGATGCCGGTTGCGGCCGTACCGGCGATTTCACTGTTGAGTGTACGCAGTTGGGCGGCGTAAATCGTTTCCGACGGAGCTTCAGGCTCAGCGGCCGGTGCGCCGATGGGCATGATTGCCAGGCACGCGAGTGCGCCCGATGTGGCGATTACAAGCGCTGTGGTTTTCATGCTGACTCTCCATGTCATGCTCAGGTGGCAATCAGATAATAGGCTTCTCGCTGCAGCTTATCCACCGCGCAGGGACGGCGCGAAGGTCGCGGAGCGCCTAGTTCAGCCGCGGTGCGAACATCACCGGCAGAAAACGCAGGAAATAAATCGCAAAGGCCAATGCCCAGAGCACGCCCGCGATGGGTAACAGCCCGGGCGTGTTGATCAGGCGCAGTATCGCCGCCACGCTCAC from Gammaproteobacteria bacterium includes:
- a CDS encoding hemerythrin domain-containing protein, with the protein product MLDFDPFSALVDEHEMLTQLFARHQVALIARAWARAARLLDSHQKRLAQHIELEERYLLPYCPQDKLPNQWPARVYSVEHQRIQELASKLNARFAKLRRRGVTSAALIALLDEEKTLKHILEHHHAREEMALFATLPQMLSEPQRDALAHAPRQFPGLQANGAR
- a CDS encoding Crp/Fnr family transcriptional regulator, translating into MLRLAVDVRLDANQGWHGGTRNYCGNRMQSDDTLARELRHHYLFSALSDVQRARVLAHAALRPFAAGEQLFSHGDEAASFFLLRQGSVKLYRLSPGGHEKIMRFIRPPQTFAESVMFMDTPRYPVHGAGVEAGELVAFECAAFLDILQESFATCRAVMAQMTQRIQAHWDEIEALTLENSRYRVVHYLLGLVPRGEHGRVSVTLPARKMLIAAHVAVTPETLSRTLRALNDEGLIEIAEDRVTIPDTEALRRHVH
- the fdxA gene encoding ferredoxin FdxA — encoded protein: MTHVVTEQCIKCKYTDCVEVCPVDCFHAGPNMLVIDPEECIDCTLCVAECPVEAIFADSDVPNGQEHFLALNAELSPQWPVLDHKVDAPSDAKQWDGVPNKLPLLTR
- a CDS encoding pseudoazurin, with the translated sequence MNSKIALGILLATSLIAVNAHAKDYTVKELNNGADGTFVFEPDFLHLQPGDSVHFVAADAGHDSQSYLVPKGAAGWKSEVSQDISVKFTHPGVYLYECNPHHLFGMLGVIEVGKATNKEAAEKVAAAMEAQQLMNKGRLEKLMKDVR
- a CDS encoding cbb3-type cytochrome c oxidase subunit I — translated: MQAMVTSSSSGLTAADEGALRTVFNVYTLCAALWLVFATFIGIVLAFKFVYPEFWAHAGWLTFGRLRPIHTNDTFYAWASIGLVGLAYYIAARSSRARLYSAKLAWVGLALFNIAAIAGTVTLDLGINDGTLEYREWVWPIRLVFLAALVVTAWNLIATVARRNTKDIYLSNWYTIGGVLWTCIIAIVVIIPWYQYGLGQVAVSGFFMHNAVGLWFTPMALGVLYYAIPKLFSRPIYSYALGVFAFWTNLIFYPIIGSHHFLFSPLPWWLQTIAIVFSVAMLVPVWAGSANYLLTMRGRPQRLYRSPAMFVLVGVLGYFIGSSQGTAEAFRSLQEVWHLTNFTVGHSHLTMYGFITFVIWGGVYGLLPRITGKQANNLLMGIHFWWATIGMIIYVLALSIGGTIQGLDWIHGLPFIDSVVNMGPYWMWRAIGGSMMFASHLLFLWNVWVMTYGKRQPKAFAVATTEAAA
- a CDS encoding cbb3-type cytochrome c oxidase subunit II, translating into MKALILIAGGSTLVYAILAVLMGVLPGIELSKTPPGPGVEPLTALEAEGRDVYVANGCSYCHTQQVRPLAEDRVFGRPISAGDLAYQTPELLGSERNGPDLSNIGNRQPSKVWQYMHLYDPRSVQPLSIMPDFSFLFRVVSEAPSGVTTIPVPKPYAPAQGLVIPTHKAVALVAYLLSLKQPPIPGYVPPAAPAAGGAPAAAPAFDATEGAQLFSQNCAVCHQANGEGIAGVFPPLKGNAVVLAADPTQQIHVILEGLQGANVGGTVYPGQMPSFKSVLSDSQIANIIDHERTSWGNNAPLATPTEVAAQRAKLKH
- a CDS encoding cytochrome C, producing the protein MTDEPLRERRRAQVQIYVDDNPVPIAEQPLPTRVRLNTYTLVDGNHRITVRVSDVTGKVSVREIPFKVDNGPGLAVTGLAPNSIHHGIIELGVNAFSADEPFEPERAETHSSIPVWVWVMLLIIVGWAGWYGQLMWHPPAQFAQSPTYHVYSAASASSGQAGN